The Oryzias melastigma strain HK-1 linkage group LG13, ASM292280v2, whole genome shotgun sequence genome window below encodes:
- the LOC112136391 gene encoding kazal-type serine protease inhibitor domain-containing protein 1, whose product MQVLVLVCLCLNLYSVFSRPNLAQSSQNLSTDAPEPFSLADPVLDYDLFYYDLEGGGNGTGGAGGCGPCDPELCPETRGCRAGLVPDRCGCCQECANLEGQACDPGDRNLFHGLCGSGLRCEADPSPASGEQEEVCVCEEQEPVCGSDGTTYTNMCQFRQAAFSEPDLQLSARGPCRTVPVIKVPPQSQLNGSGSSLLFLCEVFAFPMALVEWRKDGRDIVLPGDDPHISVQSRGGPLKFELSSWLQIEKAEQSDSGTYHCIARNDLGSVSASAVLRVLEAEELSSHLANSVAEMMQLMDHTDYDQDSY is encoded by the exons AtgcaggttctggttctggtctgtctCTGTCTGAACCTGTACTCTGTCTTTTCCCGCCCGAACCTAGCGCAGAGCTCCCAGAACCTCAGCACGGATGCTCCCGAACCATTCTCGCTCGCTGACCCGGTTCTGGACTATGACCTGTTTTACTATGACCTGGAGGGCGGCGGGAACGGTACCGGCGGGGCGGGGGGTTGTGGACCCTGTGACCCGGAGCTGTGCCCGGAGACCCGCGGCTGCCGAGCCGGACTGGTTCCGGACCGCTGCGGGTGCTGCCAGGAGTGCGCGAACCTGGAGGGTCAGGCCTGCGACCCGGGGGATCGGAACCTCTTCCACGGTCTGTGCGGGTCTGGACTCCGGTGTGAGGCGGACCCGAGCCCCGCGTCgggagagcaggaggaggtgtgCGTGTGTGAGGAGCAGGAGCCCGTTTGCGGCTCCGACGGAACCACCTACACGAACATGTGTCAGTTCAGGCAGGCCGCCTTCTCCGAACCAGACCTGCAGCTGAGCGCGCGAGGACCTTGCAGGACAG TCCCTGTCATCAAGGTCCCGCCTCAGAGCCAGCTGAACGGGTCGGGCAGCAGCCTGCTGTTCCTCTGTGAGGTCTTTGCGTTTCCGATGGCTCTGGTTGAGTGGAGAAAGGATGGACGAGACATCGTTCTGCCTGGAGATGACCCTCACATCTCTGTCCAG TCGAGGGGCGGTCCTCTAAAATTTGAGCTTTCCAGTTGGCTGCAGATTGAGAAGGCGGAGCAAAGTGACTCAGGAACCTATCACTGCATAGCTCGCAATGACCTCGGATCTGTGTCCGCGTCAGCCGTACTGAGGGTTCTGGAGGCAG AGGAGCTCTCCTCCCACCTGGCCAACAGTGTTGCTGAGATGATGCAGCTCATGGACCACACAGACTACGATCAGGACTCCTACTGA